The Labilibaculum sp. sequence TTATTGAAAATTTAACCGAAGTAGTTGATCAGACAACATATGGACGTATCACGAAATGGGCTGCTTATCAGTTATTGGCAAGGATGTATCTAAATGCAGAAGTGTATAGTGGCACTGCAGAATGGGAGAAATGTATTCTTGCTTGTAACAAAGTGATTTCTTGTGAAAAATATGATCTTGAATCAAATTATAAGGATATTTTTAAAGTTGATAATGAAGATTCTGATGAGATTGTTTTTGCCGTTCCTTATGACAATAAAAATGGAACTGGTTGGAACGCCCACATGAAACAGTTGTTGCCTGCGCATCGTGATGTTTTTAATATGACAGCACAACCATGGGGTGGCTCAAGTGCAAATCCTCAGTTTATCAATAGTTATGATTCAAATGACAAACGATTTGATGCAACATGGTTACATGGTGATCAGCTCAATGCGACTGATGGGAGTGTTGTAATGACTTTGGTCAACAAAATGCCTGGTATTTATGGATGCGAATTTGAGGAAGGTTATCGTGTTTGCAAATATGAAATTGAAGCTGGATGTAAAAGTAACATGAGTAATGATTTGCCTTATTTTAGATACGCAGATGTATTACTTATGAAAGCAGAATGCTTACTTCGCACAGGAAAAAGTGATGAAGCGGCAGTTTTGGTTAGTGATGTGAGAACACGTGATTTTGATGACATTGAAGACGCTAAGGTAACCGGAGCTGAATTGTTGGGAAATACAACCATTCAATATGGAACATTGGCCGAAGATGGAACAATCGATTCTCCTGGAGATCAGTCTGCTGTATTGTATGGTCGGTTTTTAGATGAATTAGGTTGGGAGTTTGCGGCTGAATTCAGACGTAGAACAGATATGATTCGATTTGGTGTATACCAAACAAAAAGCTGGTACAATCATGAACCTCAAGGGGCACATACGATCCTTTTTCCAATTGGATTGGAAGAACTGAATACCAATTCAAATTTGGTTCAAAATCCTGGGTATACCGGAGGTTAATAATTTTTAGAATATAATACATATCGCAAAAGCATTTTAAAGTTCTTTCGAGCATAGAATGTTTTTGCGATTTTCTTGTAAGTTGGTTTATAATCTTTTTTACTTAGGGGATTCATCTGTAAATAAATAATTTCATCGGACTGAAAAGATATTGAAAATGATAAGAAAGTATTTTTTAATTTTGATTGTTTTTCAGGTATTTCAAGGATACAGTCAAAAATTTGAAGACTTAGCGCTTACGCCTCCAATGGGATGGAACAGCTGGAATAAATTTGGCTGTAATGTAAGCGAAAGTCTGATTATGGAAATGGCTGATGCAATGGCCGAAAGCGGAATGCGGAATGCTGGTTACGAGTATTTAGTAATTGATGATTGCTGGCAGGTGGGCCGCGATAGTCTTGGAAATATTATTGCCGATCCGGAACGGTTCCCATCAGGAATGAAAGTACTTGTTGATTATGTGCATAGCAAAGACTTAAAATTTGGCATTTACTCCTGTGCTGGTTCAATGACCTGTCAGTCTCGTCCGGGAAGCCGTGGATATCAGTTTCAGGATGCCCGTACTTATGCATCGTGGGGCGTAGATTATTTGAAATACGACTGGTGTTTCGATGAGGGACAAAAAGCTGAAGCTGCTTACAAAACAATGAGTGATGCTCTTAAAACCAGTGGAAGACCGATTGTCTTTTCGATTTGTGAATGGGGCGAAAGTGAGCCTTGGAAGTGGGGAAAAGGAATTGGGCATTTGTGGAGAACTACGGCCGATATTCGGGATTGTTATCAATGTACTTTTGATTGGGGCGGTCTTGGTATACTCGACATCATTGATAAACAAGCTGATTTATTTGAATTTGCAGGTCCCGGACATTGGAATGATCCTGATATGCTGGAAGTGGGAAATGGAGGTATGACAGCAGATGAAAATAAAACTCATTTTTCGATGTGGGCCATGTTAGCCGCACCATTGATGGCAGGAAACGATTTGCGAAATTTGGATAAGGCAACAGCTGAAATTCTCATGAATGAGGAGGTAATTGCAATTGATCAGGATTCAGATGGGCACCAGGCCAGAAAATTTATGGACATGGGCGAATATGAAATCTGGGCAAAACCGCTTGCTGAAGGAGAAGTGGCTGTATGTTTTTTAAACCGAACAAATGAACCCTGGAAATTGAATTACGACTGGAAAAAACAGACGATGTATTTTGCAAAAGATGTTAGTATTCATCGAAATGTATACAAGGTAAAAGATTTGTGGGAGCATAAAATCATCGGGAAAACAGATGAAAACCTTGTTAAAGAAATTCCTCCTCATGGAAGCTTGTTGGTTCGCTTGTCGAAGTTAAATAAATAATAAAAAACATTATAAATGAAAAAAATTCTTATTCTAATCGCAGTTTTGATGCCTTTGTATGTGGCATCTGCAAAAATTAAAAAAACGGATCAGTCAGAGCAAAAAATATTTACAATTACATCTCCGCCTTCCGATTTTAAATTCAATTCATTCTATAAAAAGTATGTTAATGTGAATGGAATTCATATCATGAGCTCCAATAAAGTTCCTGATTCAGCTTTTTATGTGGCTTGTAATATTGTCGATTTTATGACTAAAAGTTTGCCTGGTAAAGTCTTGACGCAAATGGTAAAAGAAAATGCCCGACTTGCAATTATGGCTCGCTACGAAGGAACAACAGATATTCCGGAACATGCACATTTGGCTCAGGACACTACATTGAATTGGGATCTTAGAGCCCGGGGACTTGGCGGCGATATGGAATTGCCGTTAACATCTTGTGCTGAAGAGAACCTGCTTGCTTATCAGATTGATAAATACCATGCTGAGGATATTTTGATTCATGAATTTGCACATGCAATTCATTTGATTGGAATTGCACCAATTGATCCGACATTTAATAATCTGCTGCAGGAAAAATTGGATAATGCCATTGCTAAAGGGAAATACAAAAAAATGTATGCTGCTACCAATATATATGAATATTGGGCCGAAGGAGTTCAGAACTGGTTTAATATAAATGCCGAAGTTAAGGTGCCTGATGGGAAACACAACTGGGTGAACACCCGGGAAGATATGAAAAAATACGATCCGGATTTGTATGAAATTGTTGCGCGGTATTTTCCTGAGTTCGAAAAAAGTCCGTCCCGCCATTCTACGGTTAATTTATATCGGGAATAATTGGAAAAAATTGCAGTAAATTAGGTGTTCCCGGCATCAAATAAAATAGCAACCAGTATCTAAATACTAATAGTAAATACATGAAAATACAAACTATATCGATTATTATGTTTTTACTTCTTGGTGCAGGAAATATATTTGCACAAGGAGATTTGAAAGACTATCAGGAAGCAGAAAAATGGCTTTATAATAATTCACGGAGTAAGATATACAATACGGGAATTCAACCCAACTGGATTGGTAAGGGAGATTCATTATGGTATTCAACCAAAACAAGAAAAGGGAAAGAGTACTTTTTGGTGAACGTGAAACAGAAACAAAAAATGCCTTTGTTTGATCATGCGAAATTGGCAGAAAAAGTTACTGAGTTTTTGCATAAAGAATACAAAGCGTATGATTTAAAATTAACAGGACTTAGTTTAAAAGGGAGAGATACATTAAAGTTTACTGCAGACACTTCTTGTTTTACAATCAATTTGAGAAACTATCAATTAAAACCGGCAACGAATCCCGAAAAAAGAAATACAACTGAGTTGCCTGCTCCAAACAACAAACAAATTGCTTTTATTAAGGATTATAATATCTATCTGAAAGATAAAGATGGTAGTAATATTGTTCCCTTAAGTACAGATGGGTGCGAAACACTTAGTTACGGCAATTCCATTCCATGGGAATTTGTTCGAAATGAAAGCAAAAAGCAAGATGTAGAATACGGAATAAGTGCGTATTGGTCTCCTGATTCAAAATATCTTATTTGCAGCAAGTTTAACCGTAAAGAAGCTCAAAATTTATATATGTATCACAGTGCTCCTGAAAAAGGCTTGCGGGGCGAAGTATATTCTTACGAACGCGCCCTGGCAGGAGATACATGTCTTGCTAAAACTTCGTATGTTATTTTTAATATCGAATCGGGTAAGCAAATAGAATGTGACCTTCCGGAATATGCAAGCTTTTTAGAAGGTGGCTTTGAATGGAAATCTGATACACATGCTTATATTATTCGTTACCAAAGAGGGTATCAAACAAGGGAATTAATCGATGTAAATGTTGAGACAGGGAAAACCAGAACTGTGATTTCTGAAACCGCCGATACCTATGTGGATGTAAATATGCTTTTGTACCGGATCAATAGAACCAGTAACAATATTATTTGGTCATCGGAGAAAGAAGGCTGGAACCAGTTGTATCTGTACGACTATGAAACCGGCAGGCAAATAAATAAAATCACCAAGGGGGATTACGTGGTTCGTGAAATCTGTAAGGTGGATGATAAAAAGGGGAAAATATATTTCACTGCCTGTGGAATAGAAAAAGGTGATCCATATTACACATATCTTTATTCAATTAATCTTGATGGTTCAGGATTGAAATTGCTAAGTCCTGAAAATGCAACCCATACCTGTTCAATAAGTCCGAATGGTAAATATGTTTTCGATGATTATTCGCGTGTTGATTTGCCCAATCATTTTTTAATTCGAAATGCAAAAAACGGAAATAAAGTTTTGGATATTGCACAGCTTGATATTGACGATATTCTTGCAATGGGATGGAAAGCTCCGGAGATGTATACCGTAAAAGCGAGAGATAACAAAACAGACATTTATGGAGTGATTTATCGTCCTTTTAAGATGGATTCTACAAAAAGGTATCCGATAATAGATGGTACTTATTCCGGTCCGCAAACAATTCGTACACCTAAATCATTTACTTCGGCATTGTACAGTATGGATGTGTCATTGGCACAAATAGGTTTTATTGTAATGACTGTTGATGGTTTGGGCTCTGCTTACCGTTCTAAAAAATTTCATGATTTCTCTTATAAAAACCTTGGCGATATAGGTGCTCCTGATCATATCAAAGCGATCAGGGAAATGGCGGTTAAATATCCATATATCGATATCGAGAATGTTGGAATCTATGGTCATTCGGCCGGAGGATACGATGCCGCTCATGCTTTATTGACTCATCCGGATTTTTACAAGGTTGGTGTTTCTTCGGCAGGGAATCACGATCATAGAATTGCCAAAGCATGGTGGCCCGAATTGTACATGGGATTTCCCGCAGGGAAACATTACGACGAGCAATCCAATTTGTCTTTAGCTGACCAACTGCAAGGCAAATTAATGTTGGCGCATGGAAACATGGACAACAATGTAAATGCGGCTTCATCTATGCGAATGGCAGATGCTTTAATAAAAGCCAATAAAGATTTTGAATTGCTGTTGATTCCGGAATGTGATCACAGCAGTCTTTACTACAATAAGTATTTTATTCGGAAACGCTGGGATTATTTCGTGAAGAATTTGTGGCACAAAGAAGCTCCTGATTGTTACGAGATAAAAAAATAAATCTTGAAAGCATAAGAAATTTAGATTCAGTATTTTTCAGTTATATGGCACCCGCAGCTTTTTCAGTAAAGTAGCGGGTGTTTTATTTAAAATAAATAAAAACCTTTGGTTGGCATGCTTATTTAAAAAGCAGGAAGGAAATAACTTTCCCGGATTCAGGCTGAAAAAAAGGTCAATTGTTTGGTTTATTCCAATTTTCCATATTCACTGGGGGAAACACCAAAAATACTTTTAAAGCTTTTTGAAAAACCGGAGAGACTGTTGAATCCAACACTATACATGATTTCGGTAATGTTACCTTCGTTGTTTTTGATCATTTGGGCTGCCTTTTGAAGCCTGTAGTTTTTTAATATGTCTTTGGTTGATTGATTGGTAATGGCTTTTAGTTTGCGGTATAAATGCGTTGAGCTAAGGTTCATTTTTGAGCTGATCATTTCAACGGATAAATCAGGATTGCTGATGTTCTCGGAGATAAATTCCATCACCTTTTTCAAAAATTGTTCATCCTGATTTCTGTCTGGATTATTTTCTTCCAATGGATTAATCAGCAGTTCCTTTTTTATAAAATCATGCAATTGTTCTTTTCTGCTTACAATATTGTTGATGCAGGCTTTTAAGTAATTGATGTCGAATGGTTTTGTGATATACATGTTGGCACCCACTTCAATTCCTTCTGTTTTTTGTATATCCAGAGTTTTTGCTGTCAGCAGGATGATGGGAATCTGCTTTGTTGAGGTGTTTTGTTTTATTTTTTTACACATTTCAATACCATCCATTACAGGCATCATAATATCAGAAATAATTATTTCAGGCTTTACTTCTACAGTCAAATCAAAACCCTTACTTCCATTACTGGCTTTATGGATGCAGTAATCAGTTTCCAGATTCATTTCAATGTAATCAAGAATATCAGGATTATCATCAACAATTAAAATATGCTTTAGATCTTTGTTCGGTGGCAGTTGTTTCAGAATTGCAGTTTGGCTGCCTGTATTAGTTTGTTGGGGTTGTTCTGCTGTAATCAGCTCTCCCTCTTCAAGCGGAAAAGTAAATGTAAACGTGCTTCCCAATCCAGTTTTACTTTTTACGCATATATTTCCCTGATGCAAACCGGCATATTGTTTCGCCATGGACAAACCAATTCCGGTTCCTTGTTGGTCGGTTGGGTTGTTTTCTGATTGGTAAAAGTTGTCAAAAATTTTACTTATATCGTCAGCAGGGATACCAGATCCGGTATCCGATACCGATATTTTTATTTTGTTCCGATTCTCATCGTTCACAATATCAACCGACATTTCAATGCTTCCTTCGGGGGGAGTATGTTTGAATGCATTGATTAGCAAATTGAATAGAATGGCCTCAATTTTTTCCTTATCAAGAATTACATTGACTGGTGCAATACCACAGGTTAATGTGTAATTTACCTCGTTGCGTGAGGCCATATCTTTAAAAGAATCAAATATCTCCTCGCAGAAACTTGTTAATTCTATGTGTCTTTTTAATAAGGGGATGGTTTGACTTTCCAATTTTCTGAAATCTAGAATTTGGTTGATGAGTGTCAACAAACGTTTTGAATTTTTCTCAGCTAATTTCAGCATTTCAAGGTTTTTCCCTTGCAGAGCACCTGATTTTAGAACCTGTTGAATGGGTGGTGTTATCAAACTTAAGGGAGTTCGGAATTCATGAGATATGTTTGTGAAAAATTGTTGTTTTGTATTCAGGATCTCTTCCGAGTGATTTTTTTCCAGATTGGCGATGCGCAATTGGTTGTTCAATTTTTGTCTTTTGGCGTATAGTTTAAAAATAGAATAAACTACTGTTATGCACAGCAACAGGTACAAAACGATAAAAGGATTGCTTAACCATAAAGGAGGTTGAATTACAACAGCTAATTTGGTAGTTGTTTTACTTTGAATTCCGGCATAATTGATGGCTTCAACTTCTAAATTGTAATTTCCCGGTTTTAGGTTTGAATAGGCAGCAAAGTTAACGTTTTGAGTGCTGTGCCAGTCTGTATCCAAGTTGTTGAGACGGTATCGGAAATGGCTCTTTTGGGGCAGCCAATAGTTTAATGTCGAGAAAAAAAATGTCAGAGAATTGTTTGAATATGTTAGACTTATTTTATCAGTATAGGCAATGTCTTTTTCTAATAATTTTGAATGATTGCGCGACGTAATCAGATCATTATTAACTTTTATAGCAGAAATAACGGATTTTGGACAGGCCGGTTGAAAATCTTCTGTATTCGTATTTGCTTCAACGTAACCGTTGTCGCCTCCAAAATATACCTTGCCAGACGTAGAGATTGCACTGCATTGAGAATAGAAATTTTTTAAAGGGTAATGCGGATTCAGAGGCATGGATATTATTGCTCCGGTACGAACTTCATATTTGATTACAGCAGTCAATCCTGCCATCCAAATATTGTTTTCCTGATCTGTTTCAATACTAATTGGGTCACCAATCACAGGGTTGTTTAACGGATAGCTGACGATGCTTTCTAATTTAGGTGTGTAATGAATCAATTGATTCTCTGTCGCCATCCAAATCGATTCATCTTTTGAGGCGTTCATGCAGGAAACAGATTGATTATTAATGAATTTGTTGATTTCACGAACAGGCTCAGTTGCTAGGGTCTTGTTATTGATTGTCCATAATTTGTTTGCCTTGCTGTAGTATATGTTTTCATTGCAGGCATAAATAAAATCAGGAGCAGAATCTTCCACCTTTGTAAAATGAATCGACTCAAGGGTTTGCATGTTACCGGTTAGTTTAAAAATACCGCCTTCCCAGGCATTCACCCATACCGAACCATCTTTGCTGATGGCAAAAGAGCTGATGTAATTTGAGGTTAAACCATTGCTTTTGTTTGCACTGATCGATTTCATCACCTGCAGCTTTGGATTCCAAACGTTAATTCCTCCTGCTGTCCCAATCCATATGCAGCCATAAGGGTCTTCGGCTAAGGCATAGGCATTATCAAGTAATAATTTTTTATTGTCTTTGGCGTCAGCCGTAAAATAAGTTTTTTTATTGGTGTGTGGATCGCGGATAATTACACCGTGAATGGTTGCCATATACATGGTTTCATCTTCTGTCACAAGAATGTCTCTGATCTGATTTCCAGCCTTTTGATTGTTTACAGAATAGAATTCTTCATGAAGTTTGAAAAATGGATTTTCTTTATTGATTAAGCTTATGCCATTGGAGGTTAGGAACCATAATGTATTGCTGCTGTCACGAAAAATATCCCACACAACGTTGTTGGTAATGCTATGATTGATAATTGGATTGTGGAAGTAAGTGTTGATGCATTTCAGATTCATGTCGAAAATTGACAAACCGAAATCTGTTCCAAGCCATAATTTATCCTCATCTGTATAGATACATTTAACAACTTCGTTACTGATGCTGGTATTTGAGCTGTTATACAATTGGTGTTTAAAACTGTTTGTGTTAAACACAGCGAGTCCTGTTTCCGTACCAACATAAAGAATTGAGTCGTTTGTTTCCGAAAAGGGACAAATATCCAATATCAGATTATTTTTTAAGTAAGGTTTGTAATCTCCTTTTAAATTAAACGATTCAAATTTCCCGTTTTTAAAGCGGTTTAGTTTATTATAGGTTCCAATCCATAAGGAACCGTCTTTGGTTTCATAAAAGCATCGTATGGTAGAGTGGCTTAATTCACTATTTGTATCATTAAAAAAATCAAACTTATTTAGTTCTTTGCTGTAAGCTAAAAGCCCATTTGAAGTTCCAATCCAAATTTTGTTATCCATCGATTTGTAAAGACAGCGAATGGTAACGTCGGGTCCCAGATTCACTCTGCTTATTTCTAATGTTTTGGTATTTATTTTGCACAAACCTTTCCAGGTTCCGACCCATAGGGTATCGCCGTCTATTAGTAAGGAACTAATATTGTTCGTAGGCAGGGAATTTGGAGAGCCATCATTTTTAAATACAATAGTTGTATAGCCATCGTACCTGCACACCCCATTTGCTGTTCCGATCCAAATAAATTCCTTTTGATCCTGAACTACCGAACTTGTGATGTTTGACGGGAGTCCGTCTTCCTGTCTTAAATTACTAAAATACAATGAGGGTACTTCAATGGCATAAGCCGGTGTAAATTGGAGCACGTAAAAGAATACAGCTATTAGTTTTAACAGCATATGCTGTACCAGTGTTTTAGGCTCTTTTTTATCTGGAATATTATTTGCCATTTGTACTGATCAAAAATTAAATACCACGAATGCTTTCAGCAAATTAACTTTTGTAATAAATCGTTTGGATACAAGTTAATCGTAAATATATTGAAATTTTACTAAGAATGGCTATCGTGTATGATACCTGCAAGTTTTGGTAAGAAATGGACTAATTGTAAAAGTTTTTATCAAATAATTGACTTGGATGACTTTAGGTCTTTTGTGCAAAAAGTAAGATTTGAACAACGATTGGTACGTCTTAACAAAGTGTAGGGTTAAATACTTGTTTACTTTTATTGCAGCAATTTATAAAGGTAATTTCAAAAGTTTAAGATATCATATGAGCATGAAAGTAATAAAGCAAAGCTTTGCACTCTTTTTAATTCTACTTATTAACCAATCTTGTGTTAGCAAGGGTGGAAATAAGGAAAGTAAAGATTCTGATTTGGCAGTAAAATCTGTAAGCGGGTTTGTAATGGGAGTAGATCTTTCCTATGTAAATCAAATTGAAGATTTTGATGGGGTATATAAAGAGGATGGGAAGCAGAAAGATGTTTATTCGATATTTAAAGAACATGGAGCCAATATGGTGAGACTCAGGATTTGGAATAATCCGGATTGGATTTATGGAGTTTATAATGAAAACAGCTCATTGTATAGTGGTTTTGCTGATGTGAAAAAATCCATCCGCAGAGCGAAAGCACAAGGCATGGCTGTTAATCTTGATTTCCATTATTCCGACACATGGGCAGATCCCGGACATCAGACGGTACCTAAGGCCTGGGAGAATATCACGGACATCAATGTGCTTTCGGATTCTGTTTACCAATATACTTATTCGGTTTTGAACGAGTTGTACAAAGAGAATTTGCTGCCGGAAATGGTACAGATAGGCAATGAAACCAATTGTGGATTAATGCATACTGATACGAATGAGAATTTCCCAAAACTATCCATTTGTGATGATAATTGGACTAGTTTGGGAAAGGTATTAAATGCAGGAATACAGGCAGTAAGAGATATTGATGCTAAAACAGGAAAGTCAACCATTATTGCTCTTCATGTAGCTGATCCAAAAAATCTGGATTTTTGGTACAAAGGAATTATTAATAAAGCAGGTGTTACCGGTTTTGATGTGGCCGGGTTTTCATACTATCCACACTGGCATACTGAGGTTTCTTTTTCGGACTTACCCAATGTGGTTAAAAATTTACGTGCCGATATCAATAAGGATGTGATGATTCTTGAAACAGCTTATCCATATACTCTTGAAGATAATGATAGCTACACCAATATTTTTGGTGCAGAAAGTGCTGTGGAAGGATATCCAATCAGTGTGGAAGGGCAACGTTCGTTCCTGATCGATTTGACGAAAAACATGATGGATGCCGGAGCAAAAGGTGTTATGTATTGGGAGCCGGCGTGGATTTCTTCTAATATGAAAGATCTTTGGGGAAAGGGTTCTGCATGGGATAATGCAACGTTTTTCGATTCTTCGGGGAATCTTACAAAAGGAATTGATTATATGTCGTATGACAACAAAAAGAAATAGGTAACAGTATCGGATAAGATTTGAAGGTGATGATTAGATTTATGTTGAAAATAGTATTTGTGTTGGTTCTTTGTGTGGGACTTTTGTCGTGCAGACAGAACCATAAGGGAGAGTATGTGAATGGAAGAAATTCGTTTAATAAGGGATGGGAGTTTGTTAAAGATGTAAAGGTGCCAATTGATGAATTGATGATCCGTAAAGACAAGGATTTTTCATGGGAAAAAGTTTCTTTACCTCATACTGCAAATATAGAACCTTTGGTTATTAAAGGAGATCAGTGGCAGGGAACTTGTTTTTACCGCAAATATTTTTCGCTGTCCAAAGATTTATCCGGCAAACATCTGGCTTTGTATTTTGAAGGAGCCATGCAGGTTGCGGAGGTATTTATGAATGGGGAGTTGCTTTATACCAACTTGGGCGGTTATCTTCCTTTTTATGTGGACATTACAAAAAATGTTGAGTTTGGAGTTGAAAATTGTCTGCTTGTGAAATTGAATAATGAAGACAATCCTTTAGTGCCACCGGGAAAATCATTAAAAGTTCTCGACTTCAATACCTATAGCGGAATTTATCGAAATGTTTGGTTGGAGGTGAAAAATCCTTTGCACATTTCAAATGAGGTGGAGGTTGATCACATTGCTGCAGGAGGTGTATTTGTAACTTATAGTAATGTTGGTGAAGACTCGGCTAAGGTTCATGTTCAGGTGGATATGAAAAACGATTTAGCCACCGAAAAGGAAGTGGAAGTTCAGTTGGAATTAATTGATGAGGGTGAAGCTGCAATAGTGAGTTCCTCTCAAAAACAAGTGCTAAAAGCTAATTCTACAGCAAAAGTAAACACGGATATAGAAGTGAAGCAACCAAAACTTTGGTCGCCTGATTCTCCGTTTCTTTATACTCTCAGAATTAAAGTATTATTGAAGGGAGAGGAGTTGGAGACCAAGGATGTAAAAATAGGAATCAGAACATTTAGCATTACTGCACAAGAGGGATTTACAATAAATGGAAGGCCTTTGTATTTAAGAGGAACCAATCGTCATCAGGAATATCCATATGTTGGATATGCTATTTCTGATAATGCCAATTACAGAGATGCCTGGAAAATTAAAATGGCAGGTTTTAATATTGTCCGCTTGTCGCATTATCCGCAAAGTCAGGCATTTTTAAATGCCTGCGACGAATTGGGAATATTGGTAATGGATGCTATTCCAGGCTGGCAGTTTTTCGGGAATGAGGAGTTTCAGAAAAATGCAATTCAAGATATACGTAAAATGGTTCGGGTTGATCGTAATCATCCTTCTGTGGTTTTGTGGGAATCTTCATTAAATGAATCGGCAATGAGTCAGGATTTTATGGAGAAGTCGCACGAAGCAGTTCATGAAGAATTTCCGGGAACTGATGTTTATACCTGTGGTTGGAAAGATTTTGCTTACGATGTTTTTAATCCTGCACGCCAACACGCTAAGCCTCCATATTACTGGAATAAGTATGAAAAGGACAAGCCATTTTTTATTGCTGAATATGGCGATTGGGAATATTATGCTCAAAATGCCGGTTTCAATCAAAAAGCCTTTCAGGATTTGTCTGATGAGGAGCGTAATTCCCGGCAGTTAAGAAGTGCCGGTCAAAAAAGATTGGCGCAGCAAGCCTTGAATTATCAAGAGGCTCACAACAGTAATCTTCAAGGGAAAGCGATAGGTGATGCCAACTGGTTGATGTTTGATTACAACCGTGGCTATGCGCCGGATCTGGAATCTTCTGGAATCATGGATATTTTTCGTCTGCCTAAATTCGCCTATTATTTTTACAAAAGTCAGACAAATATTGGAGAGCCAGAATTGAAACAATTTACTGAACCAATGGTCGAAATTGCTAATTATTACAATGATCCATCCTTTTTAGATGTGAAGGTTTACAGCAATTGCGAGGAAGTGGAGCTGTTGGTAAATGGCAAAAGTGCAGGAAAACAAAAACCCGATCAGGATAAAAACAGCACCCGCTTAAATCATCCTCCGTTTACTTTTCGATTGACCTCATTTACACCAGGAGAGTTGGTGGCAAAAGGATATGTGGATGGCAAAGTAGTATCAGAAGCAGTTCAGAAAACACCAGGCGGGCCCGCAGCTCTAAAATTATGGATGGATGAGAGTGGTAAAAAATTGGAAAGTGCATGTAACGATCTTGTGTTTGTATATGCTTCCGTTGTCGATAAAGAAGGCAATAGACTTCCTTTGGCGGAAAATAGTATCCAATTTATGATTGATGGAGAAGCAGAGATTATTGGAGCAAATCCTGTTAATGCCGAAGCCGGAATAGCAACTGTTTTGGTAAAGGCCGGAGAATTACCGGGTAGTATCAAAGTAACTGCTGTGTCGGATGGTTTACAGGATGGAACTCTGGAGGTATGTGTGGAATAGTAATGTTTTGTTAAGCATCGCAGAGGAAGGCATGCAATCCTTCTGCGGTGTTTCAAATGATAAAATAGT is a genomic window containing:
- a CDS encoding two-component regulator propeller domain-containing protein, whose amino-acid sequence is MANNIPDKKEPKTLVQHMLLKLIAVFFYVLQFTPAYAIEVPSLYFSNLRQEDGLPSNITSSVVQDQKEFIWIGTANGVCRYDGYTTIVFKNDGSPNSLPTNNISSLLIDGDTLWVGTWKGLCKINTKTLEISRVNLGPDVTIRCLYKSMDNKIWIGTSNGLLAYSKELNKFDFFNDTNSELSHSTIRCFYETKDGSLWIGTYNKLNRFKNGKFESFNLKGDYKPYLKNNLILDICPFSETNDSILYVGTETGLAVFNTNSFKHQLYNSSNTSISNEVVKCIYTDEDKLWLGTDFGLSIFDMNLKCINTYFHNPIINHSITNNVVWDIFRDSSNTLWFLTSNGISLINKENPFFKLHEEFYSVNNQKAGNQIRDILVTEDETMYMATIHGVIIRDPHTNKKTYFTADAKDNKKLLLDNAYALAEDPYGCIWIGTAGGINVWNPKLQVMKSISANKSNGLTSNYISSFAISKDGSVWVNAWEGGIFKLTGNMQTLESIHFTKVEDSAPDFIYACNENIYYSKANKLWTINNKTLATEPVREINKFINNQSVSCMNASKDESIWMATENQLIHYTPKLESIVSYPLNNPVIGDPISIETDQENNIWMAGLTAVIKYEVRTGAIISMPLNPHYPLKNFYSQCSAISTSGKVYFGGDNGYVEANTNTEDFQPACPKSVISAIKVNNDLITSRNHSKLLEKDIAYTDKISLTYSNNSLTFFFSTLNYWLPQKSHFRYRLNNLDTDWHSTQNVNFAAYSNLKPGNYNLEVEAINYAGIQSKTTTKLAVVIQPPLWLSNPFIVLYLLLCITVVYSIFKLYAKRQKLNNQLRIANLEKNHSEEILNTKQQFFTNISHEFRTPLSLITPPIQQVLKSGALQGKNLEMLKLAEKNSKRLLTLINQILDFRKLESQTIPLLKRHIELTSFCEEIFDSFKDMASRNEVNYTLTCGIAPVNVILDKEKIEAILFNLLINAFKHTPPEGSIEMSVDIVNDENRNKIKISVSDTGSGIPADDISKIFDNFYQSENNPTDQQGTGIGLSMAKQYAGLHQGNICVKSKTGLGSTFTFTFPLEEGELITAEQPQQTNTGSQTAILKQLPPNKDLKHILIVDDNPDILDYIEMNLETDYCIHKASNGSKGFDLTVEVKPEIIISDIMMPVMDGIEMCKKIKQNTSTKQIPIILLTAKTLDIQKTEGIEVGANMYITKPFDINYLKACINNIVSRKEQLHDFIKKELLINPLEENNPDRNQDEQFLKKVMEFISENISNPDLSVEMISSKMNLSSTHLYRKLKAITNQSTKDILKNYRLQKAAQMIKNNEGNITEIMYSVGFNSLSGFSKSFKSIFGVSPSEYGKLE
- a CDS encoding glycosyl hydrolase 53 family protein, which translates into the protein MKVIKQSFALFLILLINQSCVSKGGNKESKDSDLAVKSVSGFVMGVDLSYVNQIEDFDGVYKEDGKQKDVYSIFKEHGANMVRLRIWNNPDWIYGVYNENSSLYSGFADVKKSIRRAKAQGMAVNLDFHYSDTWADPGHQTVPKAWENITDINVLSDSVYQYTYSVLNELYKENLLPEMVQIGNETNCGLMHTDTNENFPKLSICDDNWTSLGKVLNAGIQAVRDIDAKTGKSTIIALHVADPKNLDFWYKGIINKAGVTGFDVAGFSYYPHWHTEVSFSDLPNVVKNLRADINKDVMILETAYPYTLEDNDSYTNIFGAESAVEGYPISVEGQRSFLIDLTKNMMDAGAKGVMYWEPAWISSNMKDLWGKGSAWDNATFFDSSGNLTKGIDYMSYDNKKK